In Dioscorea cayenensis subsp. rotundata cultivar TDr96_F1 unplaced genomic scaffold, TDr96_F1_v2_PseudoChromosome.rev07_lg8_w22 25.fasta BLBR01000432.1, whole genome shotgun sequence, a genomic segment contains:
- the LOC120254375 gene encoding anaphase-promoting complex subunit 13, which produces MAELLSLGILIDILDDEWMRDTLPHDDVPLPTAMATRPEDTEEANQESQPVDGDAWRDLALENQ; this is translated from the exons ATGGCGGAGCTGCTGAGCTTGGGCATCTTGATAGACATCCTGGATGACGAGTGGATGAGAGACACCCTCCCCCACGACG ATGTCCCGCTGCCCACCGCCATGGCCACCAGACCCGAAGATACCGAGGAAGCAA ATCAGGAAAGCCAACCAGTAGATGGTGATGCATGGCGTGATCTTGCATTAGAGAACCAATGA
- the LOC120254386 gene encoding transmembrane protein 184A, whose protein sequence is MAPIIYIIIALPCTIGAMALALLHIYRHLLNYTEPTYQRYIVRIIFMIPVYALMSFLSLTLDDNSIYFISIREVYEAWVIYNFLSLCLAWVGGPGAVVLSLSGRVLKPSWWLMTCCFPAIPLDGRFIRRCKQGCLQFVILKPILVAITIILYAKGKYEDGNFSANQSYLYITIIYTISYSMALYALALFYMACRDLLKPFNPVPKFIIIKSVVFLTYWQGVLVFLAAKSGFIKNAEDAADFQNFILCVEMLLAAVGHLYAFPYKEYAGAKIGTSSGFTGSLSHAVKFNDFYHDTVHQFAPTYHDYVLYNNTEGDEGARKYRSRTFVPTGQEMDAVRRNKHLFGGKLEEVQLSSVSSSGSSSPAISNSVQDQTDLEAIKSSLLKEASATSARPYDLSLLIDIDMSKYPAEVPAADPSKQ, encoded by the exons ATGGCACCTATAATATACATCATCATTGCTTTGCCATGCACAATCGGTGCCATGGCGTTGGCGCTCTTACATATATACAGACACCTCTTGAATTACACAGAGCCCACGTATCAGCGCTACATAGTTCGCATCATCTTTATGATTCCG GTCTATGCACTTATGTCATTCCTATCACTTACCTTAGATGACAACTCAATCTATTTTATCTCAATTCGAGAAGT CTACGAAGCTTGGGTCATTTATAACTTTCTGTCACTCTGCCTAGCATGGGTGGGAGGCCCAGGTGCTGTTGTATTAAGTTTAAGTGGTCGGGTTCTGAAGCCTTCGTGGTGGTTAATGACATGTTGCTTTCCTGCCATTCCACTTGATGG GCGTTTCATACGAAGATGCAAACAAGGGTGTTTGCAGTTTGTGATTCTGAAGCCCATTTTAGTCGCAATTACCATCATACTCTATGCAAAAGGGAAATATGAAGATGGAAATTTCAGTGCAAATCAATCCTATCTTTATATCACGATCATCTATACCATCTCATACTCAATGGCACTTTATGCACTTGCATTGTTCTATATGGCATGCAGAGATTTACTTAAGCCATTCAATCCAGTGCCGaagtttataattattaaatctGTGGTATTTCTTACCTATTGGCAG GGTGTCTTGGTTTTTCTTGCTGCCAAATCTGGATTTATAAAGAATGCGGAAGATGCTGCTGATTTCCAAAACTTCATCTTATGTGTTGAGATGCTTCTTGCAGCTGTGGGCCATCTTTATGCATTCCCTTACAAAGAGTATGCAGGTGCCAAGATTGGTACATCAAGTGGATTTACAGGAAGTCTTTCTCACGCCGTGAAGTTTAACGATTTCTACCATGATACTGTCCATCAG TTTGCCCCAACCTACCATGACTATGTGCTCTACAACAACACTGAGGGTGATGAAGGAGCAAGAAAATATCGATCACGCACATTTGTACCCACTGGTCAGGAGATGGATGCTGTGAGAAGAAACAAGCATTTGTTTGGGGGCAAGCTTGAAGAAGTGCAGCTATCCAGTGTGTCCTCATCGGGCTCCAGTAGTCCTGCAATATCAAACTCAGTACAGGACCAGACAGATCTAGAAGCCATTAAATCTTCATTGCTCAAGGAAGCATCTGCGACGTCTGCACGGCCATATGACCTATCTTTGTTAATTGATATAGACATGTCTAAATACCCCGCTGAGGTTCCTGCAGCTGATCCTAGCAAGCAATGA
- the LOC120254387 gene encoding pentatricopeptide repeat-containing protein At1g31790-like: MELSVRTVVDPSTAHVIIPRSKSIITTRTKNKNGLRMIKSGETMVMPILLRRPQLPSVTITTVERNEEQERSRGRPSDVLRILDALHLPVDADTYSALIKECIDSRDAVQGASIHAHIQRRTRSSTRNSSDHLILADRLLLMYAACGRLRDARQLFDEMPIKDAISRLTMVSALSDRGDHVEAIKLFVDMHQNYSCAGSRGRGCRAHLFDAAMAILRSCIRAEDLQLGQQVHGLTHEAGRVRCLLRFTRGAPPPRPVIQRQIWPLGLREDGIQCDQQQHPRTNDAPHLRFLLAIGDESCQK, encoded by the coding sequence ATGGAGTTGTCGGTGAGAACAGTAGTAGACCCATCGACGGCGCACGTCATCATCCCCCGGAGCAAGAGCATCATCACCACCAGGACCAAGAACAAGAATGGTTTGAGAATGATAAAGAGTGGGGAGACAATGGTCATGCCCATACTGCTGCGCCGACCGCAGCTACCCTCGGTAACCATCACGACAGTGGAGAGAAATGAGGAACAAGAGCGCAGCCGTGGCAGACCAAGTGATGTGCTACGCATTCTGGACGCCCTGCATCTCCCTGTAGATGCGGACACCTACTCGGCTCTTATCAAAGAGTGTATTGACTCCAGAGACGCCGTCCAGGGTGCCAGCATCCACGCCCACATCCAACGGAGGACTCGTAGCTCCACCAGAAACAGCAGCGATCACTTGATCCTGGCAGACCGGCTGCTGCTCATGTATGCTGCATGCGGTCGTCTGCGGGATGCTCGCCAGCTTTTCGATGAAATGCCCATAAAAGATGCCATCTCACGGCTGACCATGGTTTCCGCCTTGTCGGACAGGGGCGACCACGTGGAAGCTATCAAGTTGTTTGTGGATATGCACCAGAACTACAGTTGTGCAGGAAGTAGAGGTAGAGGATGTAGAGCCCACTTGTTCGACGCAGCAATGGCCATCCTTAGGTCATGCATTCGAGCTGAGGACCTTCAGCTCGGGCAACAGGTTCATGGGTTGACCCATGAAGCTGGTCGGGTCCGCTGCTTGCTCAGATTCACTCGTGGTGCGCCGCCTCCTCGTCCGGTTATACAGCGGCAAATATGGCCGCTTGGACTACGCGAAGACGGCATTCAATGCGATCAGCAACAGCATCCTCGCACCAACGATGCTCCTCACCTCCGATTCCTATTGGCTATTGGAGATGAAAGCTGTCAGAAATAG
- the LOC120254399 gene encoding cathepsin B-like protease 3: protein MALPVHSLLVAALLFFSMVIDPLPVVAVKPIPQLSSESMILQDAIVQKVNSDQSVGWKASMNSRFSNYTIGQFKYILGVKPMPQNGLGYVPVKTYPKNLKLPKQFDARTAWPQCSTIGRILDQGHCGSCWAFGAVECLSDRFCIHFGMNISLSVNDLLACCGFMCGDGCDGGYPIYAWRYFVQSGVVTEECDPYFDQAGCSHPGCEPSYPTPECVKRCQDKNLLWEKTKHFGLSAYRVNSDPHDIMAELFANGPVEVAFTVYEDFAHYQSGIYRHVTGDVMGGHAVKLIGWGTSDDGVDYWLLANQWNRGWGDDGYFKIVRGRNECGIEEEVVAGLPSTKALIRSNAGVDTTVEATM from the exons ATGGCGCTACCTGTGCACTCGTTGTTGGTGGCGGCGCTACTCTTCTTCTCCATGGTGATAGATCCCCTTCCG GTGGTTGCTGTGAAACCCATCCCACAATTAAGTTCTGAATCGATGATCCTTCAG GATGCTATTGTGCAAAAGGTTAATTCTGATCAATCCGTTGGATGGAAAGCATCAATGAATTCTCGTTTCTCCAATTATACT ATCGGCCAATTCAAGTATATCCTTGGAGTGAAACCAATGCCTCAAAATGGTTTGGGATATGTTCCTGTTAAAACTTATCCAAAAAACCTAAAGCTGCCTAAGCAATTTGATGCAAGAACAGCTTGGCCTCAGTGCAGCACCATTGGGAGAATACTTG ATCAG GGACATTGTGGCTCCTGCTGGGCTTTTGGTGCAGTAGAATGCCTGTCTGATCGCTTCTGCATCCATTTTGGCATG AACATTTCCTTGTCAGTAAATGATCTCTTGGCTTGTTGTGGTTTCATGTGTGGGGATGGTTGTGATGGAGGATATCCGATATATGCCTGGCGTTACTTTGTTCAGAGTGGTGTCGTTACTGAAGAG TGTGACCCATACTTCGACCAAGCCGGATGTAGTCATCCAGGTTGTGAACCATCATACCCAACACCAGAATGCGTTAAAAGGTGCCAGGATAAGAACCTGCTCTGGGAAAAGACTAAGCATTTTGGTCTCAGTGCTTACAGAGTAAACTCCGATCCACATGATATCATGGCGGAGCTTTTCGCTAACGGTCCTGTTGAAGTTGCTTTTACGGTTTATGAG GATTTCGCACATTATCAGTCAGGAATCTACAGGCACGTCACAGGTGACGTCATGGGTGGTCATGCAGTGAAATTAATTGGGTGGGGAACCAGTGATGATGGTGTAGATTATTGG CTTCTAGCCAACCAATGGAACAGAGGATGGGGTGAT GATGGTTACTTCAAAATAGTAAGGGGCAGAAATGAGTGTGGGATTGAAGAGGAAGTGGTTGCAGGGTTGCCTTCAACTAAAGCCTTGATTCGGAGCAATGCGGGCGTGGACACAACCGTGGAAGCCACTATGTGA
- the LOC120254388 gene encoding LOW QUALITY PROTEIN: DEAD-box ATP-dependent RNA helicase 3, chloroplastic (The sequence of the model RefSeq protein was modified relative to this genomic sequence to represent the inferred CDS: deleted 1 base in 1 codon) — protein sequence MSYFIGVSSLYQTPSSLDFTRRLTPSPLNTFDGPRFGVFQKLPITKSFESCCRSVRSSRPNAPPLVTSAIATPNSVLSEEAFKGLSDFLRSSLESEGEEEEGDYGSDGFTSEVDGNGDEENSIANLGLPQQLVTSLNKRGITHLFPIQRSVLNPALEGRDIIARAKTGTGKTLAFGIPIIKQLTEEDQGRSVSRRSGRLPRVLVLAPTRELAKQVEKEIKESASYLNTVCVYGGVSYIQQQSALARGVDVVVGTPGRIIDLINSGNLRLEEVQYLVLDEADQMLAVGFEEDVEVILEKLPTKRQSMLFSATMPGWVKKLARKYLDNPLTIDLVGDQDEKLAEGIKLYAIPTTGTSKRTILSDLITVYAKGGKTIVFTQTKRDADEVSMALTNSIASEALHGDISQHQRERTLNGFRQGKFTVLVATDVAARGLDIPNVDLIIHYELPNDPETFVHRSGRTGRAGKEGTAILMFTSSQRRTVKSLERDVGCRFEFISPPPIQDVLESSAEQVIATLQGVHPESIQFFLPTAQKLTERQGMNALAAALAHLSGFSQPPSSRSLISHEQGWVTLQFTREPGVSRGFVSARSVTGFLSDIYSAAADEVGKIYLIADDKVHGAVFDLPEKIAEELLDKKLPPGNTLSKITKLPPLQDDGPPSDYYGRFSNSDRGFRGGSRERGSRRSRSWGGEDSDSDDGFRRGGRSYRTDNIRSKPYRGGGGDDDWLIGSRRTSRSSSFGSRDRSFPGACFTCGKSGHRASDCPNKQRY from the exons atgtccTACTTCATTGGTGTTTCTTCCTTGTATCAGACTCCTTCTTCTCTGGACTTCACCAGAAGGCTCACCCCTTCACCTCTAAATACGTTTGACGGGCCACGCTTCGGTGTGTTCCAGAAGCTCCCCATCACCAAGTCCTTCGAGTCTTGCTGTCGCTCCGTCAGAAGCTCcaggccgaatgctcctccgCTTGTCACCTCTGCCATAGCAACCCCTAATTCGGTCCTCAGCGAGGAGGCCTTCAAGGGGCTTAGCGACTTTCTC AGGTCTTCATTGGAATCAGagggagaagaggaagagggTGATTACGGCTCTGATGGCTTCACGTCGGAGGTTGATGGCAATGGAGATGAGGAAAATTCCATTGCTAATCTTGGATTGCCCCAACAGCTCGTCACTTCACTTAACAAACGAGGGATTACCCACCTTTTCCCCATTCAG AGATCCGTGTTAAATCCTGCTTTGGAAGGACGAGACATCATCGCTCGAGCAAAGACTGGAACAGGGAAGACACTTGCATTTGGAATTCCTATCATAAAGCAACTTACTGAAGAAGACCAGGGACGAAGTGTATCAAG GCGATCAGGTCGTCTTCCTCGTGTCCTAGTTCTGGCACCTACGAGGGAGTTGGCAAAGCAAGTGGAAAAGGAAATTAAGGAATCAGCATCTTATCTTAATACAGTGTGCGTGTATGGAGGTGTATCCTACATCCAACAGCAGTCTGCGCTGGCTCGtggtgttgatgttgttgtaGGAACTCCTGGTCGGATTATTGACCTGATCAACAGTGGCAATCTTCGGTTGGAGGAAGTGCAGTATTTGGTCCTTGATGAAGCTGATCAGATGCTTGCTGTTGGATTTGAGGAAGATGTGGAAGTCATTTTAGAAAAGTTGCCAACAAAACGTCAAAGCATGCTTTTCTCTGCAACAATGCCTGGTTGGGTGAAAAAGCTGGCTCGAAAATACCTAGATAATCCTCTTACAATTGATCTG GTTGGCGATCAAGATGAAAAGCTAGCAGAAGGGATTAAACTTTATGCCATACCTACAACCGGAACCTCCAAGCGTACTATTCTTAGTGACTTGATAACG GTTTATGCAAAgggtggaaaaaccattgttttcacCCAGACAAAACGTGATGCTGATGAAGTCTCAATGGCACTGACTAACAGTATTGCCTCTGAGGCATTACATGGGGATATATCACAACATCAACGAGAGAGGACATTAAATGGGTTTCGTCAAGGGAAGTTCACTGTGCTTGTTGCAACTGATGTTGCTGCTCGTGGTCTTGATATCCCAAATGTTGATCTG ATTATTCATTATGAATTACCAAATGACCCAGAAACTTTTGTTCATCGATCTGGTCGCACTGGGCGTGCTGGGAAAGAAGGCACTGCGATCTTGATGTTCACTAGTAGTCAAAGGAGAACTGTCAAGTCCCTTGAGCGTGATGTGGGTTGTCGGTTTGAATTCATCAGCCCACCCCCGATACAAGATGTATTGGAGTCATCTGCAGAGCAAGTTATCGCTACATTGCAGGGTGTACATCCAGAATCCATACAGTTTTTCCTACCAACAGCACAAAAATTGACAGAAAGACAAGGGATGAATGCCCTGGCTGCCGCATTGGCACATTTGAGTGGCTTCTCTCAACCACCCTCATCACGTTCTCTTATTAGCCATGAGCAG GGGTGGGTAACATTACAATTTACAAGAGAACCAGGAGTTTCAAGAGGGTTTGTCTCTGCAAGATCTGTTACTGGTTTTCTTTCTGATATCTATTCTGCTGCAGCGGATGAAGTTGGAAAAATATACCTGATTGCAGATGATAAG GTTCACGGTGCTGTGTTTGATCTCCCTGAGAAGATAGCGGAAGAATTACTGGATAAGAAGTTGCCCCCTGGAAATACCTTATCTAAGATCACCAAG CTCCCTCCATTGCAAGATGATGGCCCTCCTAGTGATTATTATGGTCGGTTTTCAAATTCAGACCGTGGTTTCCGAGGTGGTTCTAGGGAACGAGGTTCTAGACGCTCTAGAAGCTGGGGTGGTGAGGACTCTGATAGTGATGACGGATTCCGGCGTGGTGGCCGAAGTTATAGAACTGACAATATCAGGTCTAAGCCCTACAGAGGGGGTGGGGGTGATGATGATTGGCTTATAGGTAGTAGGCGTACCAGCCGGTCATCATCCTTTGGAAGCCGGGACAG GAGTTTTCCTGGGGCATGCTTCACTTGTGGCAAATCTGGGCATCGAGCATCTGATTGCCCAAACAAACAACGATACTAG